One part of the Mytilus trossulus isolate FHL-02 chromosome 11, PNRI_Mtr1.1.1.hap1, whole genome shotgun sequence genome encodes these proteins:
- the LOC134690704 gene encoding S-adenosylmethionine-dependent nucleotide dehydratase RSAD2-like, producing the protein MQFLTSNVDDEPYDSLYFVYCQHISVFALIVFILLATVVVKRIGTRKYAQKRKISTVNISVGESDQHKEEKDGETKSEEERMPQSELNVKPLSVNYHFTRQCNYNCGFCFHTAKTSFVLPLEQAKRGLELLKKKGMEKINFSGGEPFIVKRGDFVGELCRFCKIDLALPSVTIVSNGSLVTEKWFEKYGKYLDILAVSCDSFNPDVNETIGRQQGNKNHLQSLRQVREWCYQYKIAFKINTVVNTYNQEEDMTEPIQELNPCRWKVFQCLLIGGENAGSEALRHAESFVVSDDDFKNFLTRHSPVSCLVPESNDFMRNSYLILDEYMRFLDCTKGNKDPSRSILDVGVDNALLFSGFDEKMFFKRGGKYVWSKADLRLEW; encoded by the exons ATGCAGTTTCTGACCTCAAATGTCGATGATGAGCCGTATGATAgtctatattttgtttattgccAGCATATTTCGGTATTCGCATTGATAG TTTTCATATTATTAGCAACTGTCGTGGTGAAGAGAATAGGGACAAGGAAATAtgcacaaaaaagaaaaatatccacAGTCAATATTTCGGTCGGAGAATCGGACCAACACAAGGAGGAAAAAGATGGAGAAACAAAATCAGAAGAGGAAAGGATGCCGCAAAGTGAATTAAATGTGAAACCTTTAAGTGTGAATTATCACTTCACACGACAATGTAACTATAATTGTGGGTTTTGTTTCCACACAGCCAAGACGTCGTTTGTCCTCCCACTGGAACAAGCTAAAAGAGGGCTGGAATTATTGAAGAAAAAGG GTATGGAGAAAATTAACTTCTCTGGTGGAGAACCCTTTATAGTGAAGCGCGGTGACTTTGTTGGTGAACTGTGTAGATTTTGTAAGATAGATTTGGCGCTGCCGAGTGTTACTATTGTAAGCAATGGAAGTTTGGTTACTGAGAAATGGTTTGAAAAGTATG GTAAATACCTGGATATTTTAGCGGTATCTTGTGACAGCTTTAATCCTGATGTTAATGAAACAATTGGTCGACAACAAGGCAACAAGAACCATCTACAGTCACTGAGACAAGTCAGAGAATGGTGTTATCAGTATAAG ATTGCTTTTAAGATTAATACAGTTGTCAATACCTACAATCAAGAAGAAGATATGACTGAACCTATACAAGAGTTGAATCCTTGTCGATGGAAg GTGTTTCAGTGTCTTTTGATTGGAGGAGAGAATGCAGGAAGTGAAGCGCTGAGGCATGCGGAGTCTTTTGTTGTTTCCGACGAcgattttaaaaactttctgACCAGACATAGTCCTGTGTCTTGTTTAGTGCCAGAATCTAACGATTTT atgagGAACTCCTACCTCATCCTGGACGAATAT ATGCGTTTTCTAGACTGCACTAAAGGCAACAAAGACCCCTCCAGATCCATACTGGACGTAGGCGTGGATAATGCATTGTTATTTAGTGGTTTTGATGAGAAAATGTTCTTTAAACGCGGAGGAAAATACGTATGGAGTAAAGCGGACTTAAGATTGGAGTGGTGA